One genomic segment of Chelonia mydas isolate rCheMyd1 chromosome 1, rCheMyd1.pri.v2, whole genome shotgun sequence includes these proteins:
- the CENPJ gene encoding centromere protein J isoform X6, with amino-acid sequence MLHVSNCCSISEDSMHEEQILESGSPGGLQLNTTETTFPVAAFHLVKKKPMLTLKDAPALWKAPKTDTVCDEVDDQNEADYSDPLLQKLEQLKEIQHKKQEQLKKQQMEQLQRLMEEQKKLLIMVSGHQGLPGESTWCPKQKMENSVGGEDSDADHLCSRNVDLSGSPNGRKCLQAANIEERPIKAGIQERKQTFEEFLEEQIRLEDRRLKQKEEQEEVGRSTFQKLQTKRPFLKRGEGLIRFTNAKSKVTKYKESKLMTQQTTLEDRNIVKADRPQIQRKTAPLSKEQVSENFAVQSKKCNRPAKITNDSVFPVQKAIVLKNHNGKNISPPTATLQTEKNLDGQFKDSFGSEINSKFENKENIMDFARPTDKFSDREKPQLSTAFSLSKCSTSYPVKDSEHSFELSFQNKLENWEKEKEKEDIELDEFLFLEQAADEVSFSSNSSFVQRFLDRDQQISKGRRMSSTPVKAMPQQMNALDIINRNKKAEIILQGNKNDRAVTHTVLDLRASIRLRDQFNKTDSKIFQTSSTAASPTFRSTEWNVNEDKDDGSSVITTESEEELETTIKCSNEDAKKFILSIREDNPAFCDCTGPVKDLSKESKSRDVDLDLSDKDYSSDESNVLPNQSNSKVSESQRSVSCTNRNKVEFDDERTWTDLEENEIQHEVPQNDTIKVPPQTDYYNKSEMAAPDKTIKRKVASIKKGDDLPKQSVTDGDASAPPTSDLMMKLFPSLKPKQKPGCHARHETKSNVGQEEPGGDIVRSRVLREKLVELETEIERFRAENASLTKLREERESSLENLRREIADFEQQKTKELARIEEVKKEEMRKLQKDRKVFEKYSTAARAMPDKKERDEIQALKQQLADLQEDLKRREAKWSSTHGRLRNQIETLTKENTELREEIKIMERFRLEVWKKAEAAESNRKAESSGMNLKKAESISPSTRIQKKKFLSPVPQIEKSSKMNGKGYSPVKGKPSRRPKSAPVSDESNFDKTVMTLEDSSRTFMIVVKKYREKLTILMERLKRF; translated from the exons ATGCTGCATGTTTCAAACTGCTGTTCTATAAGTGAAGACTCCATGCATGAAGAACAAATCTTGGAGTCTGGCAGCCCAGGTGGACTTCAGTTAAATACAACTGAAACAACTTTTCCAGTTGCAGCATTTCATTTGGTCAAGAAAAAACCCATGTTAACACTTAAAGATGCTCCAGCTCTGTGGAAAGCCCCTAAAACTGACACTGTATGTGATGAGGTGGATGATCAGAATGAAGCAGATTACAGTGATCCACTTCTACAAAAGCTTGAACag CTAAAAGAAATACAACATAAGAAACAAGAACAGCTGAAGAAGCAACAGATGGAACAACTTCAAAGGCTTATGGAAGAGCAAAAGAAACTACTTATCATGGTATCTGGCCATCAAGGACTTCCTG GAGAAAGCACTTGGTGTCCAAAACAAAAGATGGAAAACTCTGTTGGAGGTGAAGACAGTGACGCTGATCATTTATGTTCAAGAAATGTAGATTTGTCTGGAAGTCCCAATGGAAGAAAATGCTTACAAGCAGCTAACATAGAGGAAAG GCCTATTaaagctgggattcaggagaggaAACAGACGTTTGAAGAATTCCTTGAAGAACAGATACGATTAGAAGACCGGCGCCTGAAGCAAAAAGAGGAGCAAGAG gaagTAGGAAGGTCAACCTTTCAGAAACTACAGACAAAACGACCCTTTCTGAAACGGGGAGAAGGCTTAATTAGGTTCACTAATGCCAAATCTAAAGTAACTAAGTATAAAGAAAGCAAACTGATGACTCAGCAAactactttggaggacagaaacATTGTTAAAGCGGACAGACCACAAATACAGCGGAAAACTGCACCTTTAAGCAAGGAACAGGTTTCTGAGAATTTTGCTGTGCAGTCTAAAAAATGTAACCGACCTGCTAAAATAACAAATGATTCTGTCTTCCCTGTTCAGAAGGCCATAGTACTCAAGAATcataatggaaaaaatatatcGCCACCAACAGCGACACTGCAGACTGAGAAGAATCTTGATGGGCAGTTCAAAGATTCTTTCGGATCAGAAATCAACAGcaaatttgaaaataaggaaaacataATGGATTTTGCCAGGCCTACTGACAAATTTTCAGATAGAGAAAAGCCTCAGCTGTCCACAGCTTTTTCTCTTTCCAAATGTTCTACAAGTTACCCTGTAAAAGATTCAGAACATTCTTTTGAACTTTCATTCCAAAATAAGTTGGAaaactgggaaaaagaaaaggaaaaagaggacaTAGAATTAGATGAATTTTTGTTTCTAGAACAGGCTGCTGATGAAGTATCTTTCTCGAGTAATTCCTCATTTGTACAAAGGTTCTTGGATCGAGATCAGCAAATTTCAAAAGGCCGTAGAATGTCTTCTACCCCTGTCAAAGCAATGCCACAGCAGATGAATGCACTAGATattataaatagaaataaaaaagcagaaattatcttacaaggaaataaaaatgacagAGCAGTTACACATACAGTCTTGGATTTGAGGGCATCTATTAGACTAAGGGATCAATTCAATAAAACAGATAGTAAAATATTTCAGACTTCTTCCACTGCGGCATCTCCAACTTTCAGAAGTACTGAATGGAATGTAAATGAAGATAAGGATGATGGAAGCAGTGTCATTACTACAGAGTCTGAGGAGGAACTTGAGACTACCATAAAATGTTCAAATGAGGATGCTAAAAAGTTCATTTTGAGTATCAGAGAAGATAATCCAGCATTCTGTGATTGCACAGGACCTGTCAAAGACCTCAGCAAAGAAAGCAAAAGTAGGGATGTTGATCTTGACTTATCAGACAAAGATTATAGTAGTGATGAATCCAATGTGCTACCAAATCAGAGTAATAGCAAAGTGTCTGAATCTCAAAGAAGTGTTTCATGTACAAATAGGAATAAGGTTGAGTTTGATGATGAAAGAACATGGACTGACCTTGAAGAAAATGAGATTCAGCATGAAGTACCCCAAAATGATACCATTAAAGTACCTCCACAAACTGACTATTACAATAAAAGTGAAATGGCTGCcccagataaaacaataaagagGAAGGTTGCTTCAATAAAGAAGGGAGATGATTTGCCCAAACAGAGTGTGACAGATGGTGATGCAAGTGCACCTCCCACATCAGACCTCATGATGAAACTCTTTCCTTCCCTGAAACCTAAACAGAAGCCAGGCTGTCATGCAAGGCATGAAACCAAATCAAATGTGGGACAAGAAGAACCAGGAG GAGACATTGTTCGATCCCGGGTACTAAGAGAGAAGCTTGTTGAATTGGAAACAGAAATTGAAAGATTCAGAGCTGAAAATGCATCTCTAACAAAACTCCGTGAAGAACGAGAGAGCTCCTTAGAAAATCTCAG GAGAGAAATAGCAGACTTTGAacagcagaaaacaaaagaaTTGGCTCGGATAGAAGAagttaaaaaagaagaaatgagAAAACTGCAAAAAGACCGtaaagtttttgaaaaatattccaCAGCAGCTAGAGCGATGCCAGATAAAAAGGAGCGTGATGAAATTCAG gCTTTAAAACAGCAGCTTGCAGATTTGCAGGAAGACTTAAAGCGAAGAGAAGCAAAATGGTCGTCTACTCATGGTCGCCTTAGAAACCAGATAGAAACCTTAACAAAGGAGAACACAGAGTTAAGAGAAGAGATCAAAATCATGGAAAGATTTCGTCTAGAAGTTTGGAAGAAAGCAGAAGCTGCTGAAAGTAACAGGAAGGCTGAAAGTTCTGGAATGAATTTGAAGAAAGCAGAATCTATA AGTCCATCAACTAgaattcaaaaaaaaaagtttctgtctCCAGTTCCTCAAATAGAAAAGAGTAGCAAGATGAATGGCAAAGGTTATTCACCAGTAAAAG GAAAGCCTTCTAGAAGACCTAAATCAGCACCTGTTAGTGATGAGAGTAACTTTGACAAGACAGTGATGACACTAGAAGATTCCTCTAGGACTTTTATGATA GTAGTAAAGAAATACAGGGAGAAGTTAACTATCCTGATGGAAAG Gttgaaaaggttttaa